In the Candidatus Protochlamydia phocaeensis genome, TTTGAACTAATGGAAAAAAAACAACTCGATGAAGTTTGGTTTATTCCCGCCCAACTCAACCCCCATAAATCCCACGCTCCTCCGACCTCGATCGACCATCGATTGAAAATGGTCCATTTAGCGATTAAAGATATTCCTCAATTTATCCTTAAAGATTTAGAGGCCAAACGGCCTCCTCCTTCCTATACCATTGATACCTTGCAGGCTTTTATTGCCGAAGAGGCTTTCAAACCGCAACCCAATCAATTTTTTTTGCTGATGGGAGAAGATATGCTTCCCAATTTTTATCGTTGGCATATGCCGGAAGAGATTGTCAAGCTCGTTCCTTTGCTAATCGGATCACGTTCGGGAATTTGGCAGACAGACGCTTTTCAAGATTTTAATTTAGCGATAAGAGAAGCTATCTTGAAAGGATTAATACAAACCCGGCTGATGGATATTTCCGGTACAGAATTAAGACAACGCTTAGCTCAAAGACATTATTGCGGTCATCTCATCCCTTATCCCGTTTTGCAATACATTCAAGAACATCATCTCTATGTGGAATGAGCCTCTTAGCTAAAGAGGGTGTATTAAATGCATGAGCTGTTTAAAATACCCTCTCGCCTCTTTTGGTTCTTGTTTCGCCCTCTTGATTTAACCGTCAATCTAGGCGGTTTTAATCATCCGTTAACCGGAATGTTGCGTTCTATTTTTCTACCTGATTTCTTTCCTCAATTATAAAGATTAATAAAAGCGTTATTTTTATGATCGCTTTGTTAATAATTTATTTAAAAATATAAAAATGATAAAATATAAAAGAGGTATTAGGAATACTCTCACTGGTAAGAAAGTTCTTTTATTTTATTAAAGTGATG is a window encoding:
- the nadD gene encoding nicotinate (nicotinamide) nucleotide adenylyltransferase, whose translation is MLKKIGLLGGSFDPVHVGHLNLAFELMEKKQLDEVWFIPAQLNPHKSHAPPTSIDHRLKMVHLAIKDIPQFILKDLEAKRPPPSYTIDTLQAFIAEEAFKPQPNQFFLLMGEDMLPNFYRWHMPEEIVKLVPLLIGSRSGIWQTDAFQDFNLAIREAILKGLIQTRLMDISGTELRQRLAQRHYCGHLIPYPVLQYIQEHHLYVE